In the genome of Hyphobacterium sp. CCMP332, one region contains:
- a CDS encoding S46 family peptidase, protein MYKQRINLLIVFLLIFGSSFADEGLWIPKLIKEQEGKMKSLGMAITAEEIYNENSPSLKDAVLHFGGGCTAEIISDQGLILTNHHCGYSRIQSHSSLENNYLKDGFWAETLDDELPNPGLTVTRYVSMTEVTDKVMEGITSKMSDEEKAEKIEDNIRKIGKEATMGTHYNYQIRPFYEGNQFYLIVRETFTDIRLVGAPPSSIGKYGFDTDNWVWPRHTGDFSIFRVYVDKDNKPAEYSEDNVPYKPLRSLTISSKGVNSGDFTMVYGFPGTTYSYLYSQKLDIIINKALPLAIEMRENNLAVIDKAMRESEKVAIQYAAKQSRISNAWKKWIGQTRGLERFNAIEKKKELEGRFSNAVAKDKKLKKMYGELFSDFEQHLPEYEKYYLAYTLWREFVYYGPEIIRFVSGLENTLESEDSLETKKENLKKRIDNFYKNYVPEIDQALLAASAEIFFSNLDQSILEGQSELMDFMKDYNSESGNMAQELFSNSIFTNEERITVWADNYEGGMDKMKDDPIYKLMNAIYNLYSNQIKDDYSKISSRIDEIEKEYMTAQMKVLPEQKDYYPNANGTLRVSYGQVGGYEPMDAVQYEHMTTTDGILDKYIPGSYEYDLPEKLVTLLREKDFGEFSDEDNLPVCFIASNHTSGGNSGSPVFNANGELIGINFDRTWESTMSDMMFNPEICRNISVDMRYILFIVDKFAGANRLIEEMDIN, encoded by the coding sequence ATGTACAAACAAAGAATAAATCTCCTGATCGTATTCCTCCTGATCTTTGGTTCCAGTTTTGCAGATGAAGGGCTTTGGATTCCCAAGCTTATTAAAGAGCAGGAAGGCAAAATGAAATCTCTGGGAATGGCAATTACTGCCGAAGAAATTTATAACGAAAACAGCCCGAGTCTGAAAGATGCGGTACTTCACTTTGGTGGTGGATGTACTGCAGAAATCATTTCTGATCAAGGTTTAATTCTAACAAATCATCACTGTGGATACAGTAGAATACAAAGTCATTCGAGTCTTGAAAATAATTATTTAAAAGATGGATTCTGGGCCGAAACTTTAGATGATGAATTGCCCAATCCGGGTTTAACAGTTACAAGATATGTAAGTATGACAGAAGTTACAGATAAAGTCATGGAAGGCATCACATCCAAAATGAGTGATGAAGAAAAAGCAGAGAAAATCGAGGACAACATCAGAAAAATTGGTAAGGAAGCTACCATGGGAACCCATTACAATTATCAGATTAGGCCATTTTATGAAGGTAATCAATTTTATCTGATCGTCCGAGAGACTTTTACTGACATCAGATTAGTTGGAGCGCCGCCGTCTTCTATCGGTAAATACGGCTTTGATACCGATAATTGGGTATGGCCAAGACATACAGGTGATTTTTCCATTTTCAGGGTTTATGTGGATAAAGACAATAAGCCGGCTGAATATTCGGAAGACAATGTGCCATATAAACCTTTACGTTCATTGACTATTTCCAGTAAAGGTGTTAATTCGGGCGATTTCACCATGGTCTATGGATTCCCGGGGACTACCTATTCTTATTTGTATTCTCAAAAACTTGATATCATAATAAATAAAGCTTTACCTCTGGCGATTGAGATGAGAGAAAACAATCTTGCCGTTATCGATAAAGCGATGAGAGAAAGTGAGAAAGTTGCCATTCAATACGCAGCCAAACAGTCGAGGATCAGCAATGCATGGAAAAAATGGATCGGACAGACCAGGGGATTGGAGAGGTTTAATGCGATTGAGAAAAAGAAAGAACTGGAAGGGCGGTTTTCAAATGCAGTAGCTAAAGACAAAAAGCTAAAAAAGATGTACGGTGAATTGTTCAGCGACTTCGAACAACATCTACCAGAATACGAAAAATACTATCTGGCATACACGCTCTGGAGAGAGTTTGTGTATTATGGGCCCGAAATCATACGCTTTGTTAGTGGTTTAGAAAATACCCTGGAAAGCGAGGATTCACTGGAAACGAAAAAAGAAAACCTGAAGAAAAGGATTGACAATTTTTACAAAAATTATGTGCCTGAAATTGATCAGGCTTTGTTGGCCGCTTCTGCAGAAATCTTCTTTTCCAATCTTGATCAAAGTATTCTTGAGGGACAATCAGAATTAATGGATTTCATGAAGGATTACAATTCAGAATCAGGCAATATGGCTCAGGAATTGTTTTCAAACTCGATTTTTACAAATGAAGAACGAATTACAGTTTGGGCTGACAATTATGAGGGCGGCATGGATAAAATGAAAGATGATCCTATTTATAAACTGATGAATGCCATTTACAATCTCTATTCAAATCAAATTAAAGATGATTACAGCAAAATCTCCAGCAGGATCGATGAGATTGAAAAAGAATATATGACGGCACAAATGAAAGTGCTACCTGAGCAAAAAGATTATTACCCCAATGCCAATGGAACACTACGGGTTTCTTATGGACAGGTAGGCGGTTATGAACCAATGGATGCAGTGCAGTATGAGCATATGACTACAACGGATGGGATTTTGGACAAATACATTCCTGGGAGTTACGAATATGACTTGCCTGAGAAACTGGTGACTTTACTCAGGGAAAAAGATTTTGGTGAATTTTCCGATGAAGATAATTTGCCTGTATGTTTTATAGCCAGCAATCATACTTCGGGTGGTAATTCGGGCAGTCCTGTTTTTAATGCAAATGGAGAACTAATTGGTATCAATTTCGATCGCACCTGGGAAAGCACCATGAGCGATATGATGTTCAATCCTGAAATCTGCCGGAACATCAGTGTGGACATGCGCTATATTCTTTTCATTGTAGACAAGTTTGCAGGAGCAAATAGGTTGATTGAGGAAATGGATATAAACTAA
- a CDS encoding T9SS type A sorting domain-containing protein has protein sequence MRNKLLIHLSVLFILLQSNIEAHSQSVLFNKIYPKPNGVNLEAVAAYQLESGNYFVIARHDNGSYFARMDPMGNKIWESFNYDGKTPHYSIKRKNGNYLVSGDSLNEIYPNKPYLREIDTSGNEIWTSSINLSYESVNWMGSSKIIELADQSLRMIMPNEFPVWGDYQFYSGSESYYLKLDSIGNLMDTTVLIGSYIDLIEAIDSGFILIGAIPYIKNIIQPNDTLWGYKLAVTQLGNNGDSVWSKQYGYPHYLFGSDWAGCDIIKLDSTYLILGNTDPPFEAGTTPGFVDHFDMNGNPTGNLGQLNFPVVGETSSFIKRTFDKGILIGRSRSYCDPPGDCWYAGAYSYFIKYDSLFNKEWSDSGSVSWYGTKSVTEANEGGFIAVGNTSQFNYLPPWDFGRLNLWNYDSLGNSISNLNEEFFANAQISIFPNPASDQLIFNFSDSRLYDLEISVYTLQGNVVKNRILGENKTSINVFDLESGVYIFKIQSEEFNSVGKFIKK, from the coding sequence ATGAGAAATAAATTACTTATACACCTTTCTGTACTATTTATTCTTCTTCAATCAAATATTGAGGCACATTCACAAAGTGTCCTTTTCAACAAAATTTATCCTAAGCCAAATGGAGTTAATCTTGAAGCTGTTGCGGCTTATCAATTAGAGTCAGGAAATTATTTTGTAATCGCCAGACATGACAATGGTTCCTATTTTGCCAGGATGGATCCAATGGGAAATAAGATTTGGGAGAGTTTTAATTATGATGGCAAGACCCCACATTATAGTATAAAAAGAAAAAACGGAAATTATTTGGTTTCCGGGGATAGTTTAAATGAGATATATCCTAATAAACCTTATCTAAGAGAAATTGACACAAGTGGAAATGAAATCTGGACCAGCTCAATAAATTTATCGTACGAATCTGTTAATTGGATGGGTTCCTCGAAAATTATAGAGCTTGCGGATCAATCTCTTAGAATGATAATGCCGAATGAGTTTCCTGTTTGGGGAGATTATCAGTTCTACAGTGGTTCTGAATCCTATTACTTAAAACTAGATTCTATTGGAAACCTGATGGACACAACAGTTTTAATAGGTTCTTATATTGATTTGATAGAAGCAATTGATTCGGGTTTTATTTTAATTGGAGCTATTCCTTATATTAAAAATATTATTCAACCTAATGATACCTTATGGGGATATAAATTAGCCGTCACTCAATTAGGCAATAATGGTGATTCAGTTTGGTCAAAACAATATGGATATCCTCACTATTTATTTGGAAGCGATTGGGCAGGCTGTGATATTATTAAACTCGACTCAACATATTTAATTCTAGGCAATACGGACCCGCCTTTTGAAGCTGGGACTACGCCCGGATTTGTTGATCATTTTGATATGAATGGAAATCCTACCGGGAATTTGGGTCAACTAAATTTTCCAGTGGTTGGTGAAACTTCTTCGTTTATTAAAAGGACTTTTGACAAGGGAATTCTAATCGGGAGAAGTCGATCATATTGCGATCCTCCCGGAGATTGTTGGTATGCAGGCGCATATTCATATTTTATAAAGTATGACAGCCTTTTTAACAAAGAATGGTCAGACTCCGGAAGTGTTTCCTGGTATGGTACAAAAAGTGTTACCGAAGCGAATGAAGGTGGCTTTATTGCAGTTGGAAATACCTCTCAATTCAACTATCTGCCCCCTTGGGATTTTGGCAGGCTCAATCTATGGAACTACGATAGTTTAGGAAATTCCATTTCTAATCTGAATGAAGAATTTTTTGCGAACGCTCAAATTAGTATTTTCCCCAATCCCGCATCAGATCAATTGATTTTTAATTTTTCAGATTCAAGATTATATGATTTGGAAATTTCAGTTTACACTCTTCAGGGAAATGTGGTAAAGAATAGAATTCTAGGAGAAAATAAAACCTCCATCAATGTTTTTGATTTGGAATCCGGAGTTTACATCTTCAAAATCCAATCAGAAGAGTTCAACTCAGTTGGTAAGTTTATTAAGAAGTAG
- a CDS encoding VOC family protein, translating to MKRSIIFSHTNLIAKDWKRLAEFYIEVFDCVPTFPERDIKGKWIDDMCALEDVHLRGVHLQLPGFEKGPTLEIFEYNQKGRNKNIQINDFGFGHIAFHVEDVGAVLAKLIDNGGSMYGKVVEAEIPGKGFLKAFYARDPEGNIIEIQNWRVSHVD from the coding sequence GTGAAAAGGTCGATAATATTTAGTCATACAAACCTTATTGCAAAGGATTGGAAGAGGTTGGCTGAATTCTACATTGAGGTTTTTGATTGTGTACCTACATTTCCTGAAAGAGATATTAAGGGTAAATGGATTGATGATATGTGTGCATTGGAAGATGTGCATTTGAGAGGTGTGCATTTACAATTACCAGGATTTGAAAAAGGCCCTACCCTGGAAATTTTCGAATACAATCAAAAAGGCCGGAACAAGAATATTCAGATCAATGATTTTGGATTTGGACATATTGCTTTTCATGTAGAAGATGTGGGTGCTGTTTTAGCAAAGCTAATTGATAATGGCGGTTCCATGTATGGAAAAGTAGTTGAAGCAGAAATTCCTGGAAAAGGATTTTTAAAAGCTTTTTATGCCAGGGACCCCGAGGGGAATATTATTGAGATTCAGAATTGGAGGGTATCGCATGTCGATTAA
- a CDS encoding RNA methyltransferase, with protein sequence MRKLEMPELNRISIEEFKNSEKIPVIVVLDNIRSMNNVGSVFRTSDAFRVEKILLCGITAKPPHRDINKTALGADKSVDWEYHESILEAIKALKKDNFKIIGIEQTNESVDLNSFTIDNKKKYALVFGNEAFGLSDEILPELDLSLEIPQFGTKHSLNISVCAGVVLWEFWKMLKVKN encoded by the coding sequence ATGCGAAAGTTAGAAATGCCTGAACTCAATCGAATTAGTATTGAGGAATTCAAAAATTCAGAAAAGATTCCTGTTATTGTTGTTCTGGATAATATCCGAAGTATGAACAATGTAGGCTCGGTTTTCAGAACATCAGATGCATTCAGAGTTGAGAAAATTCTACTCTGTGGAATAACTGCAAAGCCACCGCACAGGGACATTAATAAAACTGCTTTGGGTGCGGATAAATCGGTAGACTGGGAATACCATGAAAGCATCTTAGAAGCGATTAAAGCTTTGAAAAAGGATAATTTCAAAATTATTGGAATAGAACAAACCAATGAAAGCGTGGATTTAAATTCATTTACAATCGACAATAAAAAGAAATATGCACTGGTATTCGGCAATGAAGCTTTTGGCCTTAGCGATGAAATTTTACCTGAACTGGACTTAAGTTTGGAGATACCTCAGTTTGGAACCAAGCATTCTTTGAATATCTCCGTTTGTGCAGGTGTGGTGCTTTGGGAGTTCTGGAAAATGTTAAAAGTTAAAAATTAA
- the mutS gene encoding DNA mismatch repair protein MutS, producing the protein MPKTKDKKETPLMKQYYAIKAKHPGAILLFRVGDFYETFAEDAEIASKILGIVLTKRANGSASEVALAGFPHHSLESYLPKLVRAGQRVAICDQLEDPSTAKGIVKRGVTELVTPGVSFNDNVLDQDKNNYLASIYNDADLNGIAFLDISTGQFMLAQGSSDYIEKLLQGFQPREVLYRKSDKKVWQNKLDEKYHVYYMDDWIYTFDFANETLINHFQTQNLKGFGIENQKLGITAAGAILQYLDETEHRNIDHINSISRIEEEHYVWLDKFTIRNLELIYAQREDGIPLVEILDKTQTPMGSRLLRNWMVLPLKDEVKIKERLSMVRIFVEESGLRENIVRHLKAIGDLERIIAKVAARRINPREMLQLKKALQSSLPVIDYLIDSEEPLLIQLADSFNKCETLLEKIENELLDDVPIVFNQGNLFRDGIDEEIDELRKIARSGKDYLVEIQQRESERTGIPKLKIAYNKVFGYYLEVSNAQKDKVPDEWIRKQTLVNAERYITEELKSYEEKILNADDRLKVIEHNLYIKLVEVAGEYVQQIQKNAKLLAQLDCLISFAHAAVENNYAQPEINSGKALNIKNGRHPVIEKQMPPGESYIPNDIFLDDELQQIIIITGPNMSGKSALLRQTALIVLMGQMGSFVPASKAEIGLVDKVFTRVGASDNLSKGESTFMVEMTETASILNNLSDRSLVLMDEIGRGTSTYDGISIAWSIVEFLHNKSDKKAKTLFASHYHELNELANDLERVKNYNVSVKEVADKVIFMRKLKPGGSEHSFGIHVAQMAGMPNEVVLRAHEIMIGLEQEKVSAHNKEKLKEIPKSAEFQMSMFEANDPNYVQVKEILEQLDINRISPVEALLKLNEIKTVMQASLNKKK; encoded by the coding sequence ATGCCTAAGACTAAGGATAAAAAAGAAACTCCGTTAATGAAACAGTACTATGCCATCAAGGCAAAGCACCCCGGTGCAATACTGCTGTTTAGGGTCGGAGACTTCTACGAAACCTTTGCCGAGGATGCCGAGATTGCCAGTAAAATACTGGGTATTGTACTTACCAAAAGAGCCAACGGCTCTGCTTCTGAAGTGGCATTGGCCGGATTCCCTCATCATTCACTTGAATCTTACCTTCCCAAGCTTGTCCGTGCAGGTCAAAGAGTCGCCATCTGCGATCAATTGGAAGACCCCAGTACAGCCAAAGGAATAGTCAAACGCGGTGTTACTGAATTGGTGACACCCGGTGTTTCTTTTAATGATAATGTCCTTGATCAAGATAAAAATAACTATCTCGCTTCAATTTACAATGATGCTGATTTAAACGGAATTGCATTTTTAGATATTTCAACCGGTCAGTTCATGTTGGCACAGGGAAGTAGTGATTACATTGAAAAATTGCTACAGGGTTTTCAACCAAGAGAGGTTTTGTACAGAAAAAGTGATAAAAAAGTCTGGCAAAATAAACTTGATGAAAAATATCATGTGTATTACATGGATGACTGGATTTACACTTTTGATTTTGCCAATGAAACGCTGATCAACCACTTTCAAACACAAAACCTTAAAGGCTTTGGAATTGAAAATCAGAAACTGGGAATAACAGCGGCCGGAGCCATTCTTCAGTATCTGGATGAAACTGAACATCGCAATATTGATCATATCAATTCCATTTCGAGAATAGAAGAAGAGCATTATGTTTGGCTGGATAAATTCACCATCAGAAACCTTGAGCTGATTTATGCACAAAGAGAAGATGGTATCCCCTTGGTTGAAATTTTGGATAAGACCCAAACGCCTATGGGTTCGCGCTTACTTCGAAACTGGATGGTGCTTCCTCTGAAAGATGAAGTTAAGATCAAAGAACGACTTTCCATGGTAAGAATTTTTGTCGAGGAATCGGGTTTGAGAGAAAACATTGTTCGACATTTAAAGGCAATTGGTGATCTGGAAAGAATTATTGCCAAAGTGGCGGCAAGAAGAATTAATCCGCGGGAGATGTTGCAACTTAAAAAAGCACTTCAAAGCAGCCTGCCGGTTATTGATTACTTAATCGATTCCGAAGAACCGCTTCTCATTCAATTGGCCGATTCTTTCAATAAATGTGAAACATTACTTGAAAAAATAGAAAATGAACTTTTGGATGATGTGCCAATCGTTTTCAATCAGGGAAATTTGTTCAGGGATGGTATTGATGAGGAAATTGATGAGTTGCGCAAAATAGCCAGAAGCGGAAAGGACTATTTGGTTGAAATACAACAGAGGGAATCGGAGCGTACCGGAATTCCAAAACTGAAAATTGCTTATAATAAAGTCTTTGGTTATTATCTTGAAGTAAGCAATGCGCAAAAGGATAAAGTGCCCGATGAGTGGATTAGAAAACAAACGCTCGTTAATGCAGAGCGCTACATCACCGAAGAATTAAAATCCTATGAAGAAAAAATTCTTAATGCTGATGATCGTCTGAAAGTCATTGAACACAATTTGTATATAAAACTTGTCGAGGTCGCCGGAGAATACGTTCAACAGATTCAAAAAAATGCCAAATTGCTGGCCCAGCTTGATTGTCTGATTTCCTTTGCCCATGCAGCGGTGGAAAATAATTATGCTCAGCCTGAAATTAATAGCGGGAAGGCATTGAATATAAAAAATGGTCGGCATCCCGTCATTGAAAAGCAAATGCCTCCCGGTGAGAGCTATATTCCCAATGATATTTTTTTAGATGATGAATTGCAGCAGATAATAATTATCACAGGACCGAATATGTCGGGTAAATCTGCGCTTCTAAGACAAACAGCATTGATTGTTTTGATGGGGCAGATGGGAAGTTTTGTTCCTGCTTCAAAAGCAGAAATTGGTCTGGTCGATAAGGTATTTACAAGGGTCGGTGCTTCGGATAATTTATCCAAAGGTGAATCTACTTTTATGGTAGAAATGACTGAAACCGCCAGCATTCTAAATAATTTATCCGACCGCAGCCTGGTTCTAATGGATGAAATTGGCAGAGGTACCAGTACCTATGACGGCATCTCAATAGCCTGGTCCATTGTAGAATTTCTTCATAACAAAAGTGATAAAAAAGCCAAAACACTTTTTGCCAGCCATTACCATGAACTTAATGAATTGGCCAATGATTTGGAGAGGGTTAAGAATTATAATGTCTCAGTAAAAGAAGTTGCTGACAAAGTCATTTTTATGCGAAAGCTCAAGCCCGGGGGCAGCGAACATAGCTTTGGAATTCACGTAGCACAAATGGCCGGAATGCCAAATGAAGTGGTTTTAAGAGCACATGAAATAATGATTGGTCTGGAACAGGAAAAAGTTAGTGCTCATAACAAAGAGAAACTTAAGGAAATTCCGAAAAGTGCTGAATTCCAAATGAGCATGTTTGAAGCCAATGATCCAAATTATGTCCAAGTCAAGGAAATTCTTGAACAGCTTGATATAAACCGCATTTCACCTGTTGAAGCCTTACTAAAGCTAAATGAGATAAAAACCGTTATGCAGGCATCGCTTAATAAGAAAAAGTAA
- a CDS encoding universal stress protein, whose product MSATSFKNVLCCLDRSAVDENVLIFANQLRESGLIQNIKALHVVDSELEEKARQYTDNDAWNDFKEEIRKDIRKNIKTIFKNSDNIKVIVRGGSPLEVINTKSKSEAVDLVIVGNKKKKNGLGIAGHHIARSALCDILFVPEGYQNIPQSILCAYDFSEHSEATMNVGLSFAKTFGIKDFKALNILASPSGYFKTGRLHKDFVESEKKNLSKKWNKEVELHPRYENVDFDITENEKNDVSHYVKLKGSEMNEPIIFIGSKGKTASSSFLLGSVTEKVLMKEIESPIWIHKMPGENFDLFDAIFKGD is encoded by the coding sequence ATGTCCGCGACGTCATTTAAAAATGTACTTTGTTGCCTCGACCGAAGCGCGGTGGATGAAAATGTTTTGATCTTTGCCAATCAATTAAGGGAAAGTGGGTTGATTCAAAATATTAAGGCCCTGCATGTAGTTGACAGTGAATTAGAGGAAAAAGCAAGACAATATACAGATAATGATGCCTGGAATGATTTCAAGGAAGAAATAAGAAAGGATATTAGAAAGAATATTAAAACTATTTTCAAAAATTCCGATAATATTAAAGTAATTGTTAGAGGTGGCAGCCCTTTGGAAGTGATCAACACAAAAAGCAAATCCGAGGCGGTGGATTTGGTGATTGTAGGGAATAAAAAGAAAAAAAACGGCCTTGGAATTGCAGGACATCATATTGCAAGATCTGCATTGTGTGACATTTTATTTGTTCCTGAAGGTTATCAGAATATACCGCAATCTATTTTGTGCGCCTATGATTTTTCTGAACATTCAGAAGCAACAATGAATGTGGGACTATCATTCGCAAAAACATTTGGAATTAAGGATTTTAAAGCATTAAATATTCTTGCCAGTCCTTCAGGTTATTTTAAAACCGGCAGATTGCACAAGGATTTTGTGGAATCGGAAAAAAAGAATCTCAGTAAAAAATGGAATAAAGAAGTGGAATTGCATCCAAGATATGAGAACGTTGATTTCGACATTACCGAAAATGAAAAGAACGATGTATCCCATTATGTAAAATTAAAGGGCTCTGAAATGAATGAACCAATTATTTTTATAGGTTCAAAAGGCAAAACAGCCAGCTCCTCATTTTTACTTGGCAGTGTCACTGAAAAGGTATTGATGAAAGAAATTGAATCGCCAATTTGGATACACAAGATGCCGGGTGAAAATTTTGATCTTTTTGATGCAATATTCAAAGGAGATTGA
- a CDS encoding universal stress protein encodes MKESYNISKILVPVDFSERSANAVVQSTAIAKSNGAKLLLYHAYSRPADIADLSNYEQEHRLNQKTEKVKEQFEVFVNNISELKECEFEIIYELGISLQNIEKAFKNLEIDLMVLATHGAKGVELMWGSKTTNLINRLKGPILVIPDGSKVENPKRFCLAYDFHKQGQNVYSLSTLKQLAMAFNTHIRIIDVRAHNYPKGEERIKEENKISNYLGNDVPHDFETVIGKDVEHELINYVHAYEIDMLAVMPGEHSFFEKLFHQSISELMAAEIDIPLLTLVDK; translated from the coding sequence ATGAAGGAAAGCTATAATATATCGAAAATATTAGTGCCGGTTGATTTTAGTGAACGCTCTGCAAACGCAGTAGTTCAAAGCACAGCTATTGCAAAGTCAAATGGGGCCAAACTATTATTGTATCATGCATATTCAAGACCCGCAGACATTGCTGATTTAAGTAATTATGAACAGGAGCATCGTTTAAATCAAAAGACAGAAAAAGTTAAAGAACAATTTGAAGTTTTTGTCAATAATATTTCTGAATTGAAGGAATGCGAATTCGAAATCATATACGAGCTCGGAATTTCACTTCAAAATATCGAAAAGGCATTTAAGAATTTAGAAATAGATCTAATGGTGCTTGCCACCCATGGGGCTAAAGGCGTTGAATTAATGTGGGGAAGTAAAACCACCAACCTGATCAATAGACTTAAAGGACCAATATTGGTAATTCCCGATGGATCAAAAGTTGAAAACCCCAAACGTTTTTGCCTGGCTTACGATTTTCACAAACAAGGGCAAAATGTTTATTCATTGAGCACGTTAAAACAATTGGCGATGGCATTTAATACTCATATCAGAATTATTGATGTCAGAGCCCATAATTACCCTAAGGGAGAAGAGCGAATTAAAGAAGAGAATAAAATTTCCAATTATCTCGGAAATGATGTTCCACATGACTTCGAAACTGTAATTGGAAAAGACGTGGAACATGAATTGATTAATTATGTCCATGCGTACGAAATTGACATGCTGGCAGTGATGCCAGGCGAGCATAGCTTCTTTGAAAAACTTTTTCATCAGAGTATTTCTGAGCTAATGGCAGCAGAGATTGATATACCATTATTGACCTTGGTAGATAAATAA
- a CDS encoding DUF2764 family protein — protein MSRLYYLIATLPEFDPLDTKTPLDVEGIVRIIMDNVDEEGQIQIKMILVKNDIRNIVNFYSNKNGTITGNKMPYLPALINPQELEEWTLYKDQWPEFLRVLMEDFQAEITSMSEKELTRFFWGAYYNALENMNPYLKEVMQNYVIMHDILGLIRSKNLGLGLWDHWIGYESQLEDLKSGRLTLSGMSHEHENFNNLKTKTLDSEPWEAESWCDDLLIRKSQELLSRNPFDMEHLLFYTFKLLVGAKWREMTSDYGSKRFDFLKKQLISEIEIPSVI, from the coding sequence TTGAGCAGGCTCTACTACCTGATAGCGACATTACCTGAGTTTGATCCTCTTGATACCAAAACCCCATTGGATGTTGAGGGAATCGTGCGAATCATCATGGACAATGTAGATGAGGAAGGTCAAATACAGATAAAGATGATTCTTGTAAAAAATGATATAAGGAATATCGTCAACTTCTATTCCAATAAAAATGGTACGATCACAGGCAATAAAATGCCATATCTGCCTGCACTTATAAATCCACAGGAATTAGAAGAATGGACACTATATAAAGACCAATGGCCTGAATTTTTAAGGGTTTTGATGGAGGACTTTCAGGCAGAAATAACGAGTATGAGCGAAAAGGAACTCACGCGGTTTTTTTGGGGTGCTTATTATAATGCCCTTGAAAATATGAATCCCTATTTAAAGGAGGTCATGCAGAATTACGTGATCATGCACGATATTCTTGGCCTTATTCGAAGTAAAAATCTTGGGTTGGGACTTTGGGATCACTGGATTGGTTATGAATCTCAGTTAGAAGATTTAAAATCAGGGCGGCTAACATTATCCGGAATGTCGCATGAACATGAAAATTTTAACAATCTTAAAACCAAGACTTTAGATTCGGAACCCTGGGAGGCTGAATCCTGGTGCGATGACCTGCTAATAAGAAAAAGTCAGGAATTATTGAGTCGTAATCCCTTTGATATGGAACATTTGCTCTTCTACACTTTCAAACTTTTAGTCGGGGCTAAATGGAGAGAAATGACATCAGATTATGGTAGTAAACGTTTTGATTTTTTGAAAAAACAGCTAATAAGTGAAATTGAAATACCTTCGGTGATATAG